From Osmerus mordax isolate fOsmMor3 chromosome 7, fOsmMor3.pri, whole genome shotgun sequence:
GTTGGGGTGACGGTGGCGTGGACGACGGTAACCTAGCGACAGGCAGTGCTGCTCCATGCTGCTGGGGTGGATCAGCGCCATCACATCCTGGTACCAGGGCTGGGCGGAGCCTGGGGGAGACCCCGTGCTGGGATTGGTGAGGGACCAGGAAGTGGCGGTGCGGGGGGCGGtgctccagacagacagcctcaCGGTGACGGCGGTCCAGTGGAAGCCGTGTTCCTCCAGCTGACAGTGGTACACTCCCGAGTGACTGGGCTCAGCTCGGCGAATCAAAATGCCTCGATCCACGACCACCAGCAGATCACCTGACACCACCTAAAGAAAAGATGGGGGGAATGGGGttcagaagagagacagacagacagtaaggtagacagacagaaatacagacagacaggcaggcaggcaggcagacaggctcaCCTGCTGCAGCTCTGGGCTGTTCTCTCCAGGCTCCTTGAACCAGGTGACAACTGCATGCTTGGACTTGGGGAGGCACTCCAGGTACGTGCTGTTACCCTCGGCAaccaccatcctcctctgcTCAGCCTTCACCTGCAGGCCAGCTGGAGCAGAGACACAGTCCCAtcagcaccaccaccccccattCTAATGATAACCaggtgtccatgtgtgtataaTTATAGCACTGTGTCAATGTGAATATCATTATACTGAGTCATGTAATGTATACTGCAATGTGTACTGTATACATGACAATACTGATGTACTGATGATACTATATAATTATCAGTATAATTCTGTATAATACTAtaatactgtgtttgtgtaatgatGGCAATCTGTACACACCCCCTTGTCGGACACACTGGGTCAAAGGGTTTTGATCCTCTCCAACCTGACGGGCGttcctcctgcacacacacacacacacgcacacataaacacacatgcacataagtGTTGCTGTAGGTTCTTTggtcgtgtggtgtgtgtgtgtggctgtaggtGTGTATGCTTCTCatgtagtgtgtggtgtgtgtgtagctgtagaTGTGTATGATCttctagtggtgtgtgtgtgtagctgtaggTGTGTATGATCctctagtggtgtgtgtgtgtgtgtgtgtgtgtgtgtgtgtgtgtgtgtgtgtgtgtgtagctgtaggTGTGTATGATCctctagtggtgtgtgtgtgttgtcccaccTGCGTGCAACGGGCATGAATGGGCTGCAGGCGTGTCCGTCCCAGGTGCAGTATGGGTCCCTGGCCAGGCAGCACTCTGCACAGGCCTGGCCGTACAGCTCACACTGGAACAGAGCAAGCTGGGCCACACCCTCTGCTGAACCCACAAACAGCCactgctgctcacacacacacacacacacgtacacagagttacagaaatataaaaacaaaataacGCCAGAAACATCATtagacagagaaaagagcaTGTAACCATTTGTGGTATAGAATTGATGTCGGTGCCACCACAGAGCgcgatggtgagtgtgtgtggtgtgcgagcctgtgtgtgtttgcatattcACGACATGTTTATGTTTTCACAACCTAGGTGTCAGCACGTCTTTAGCACTCTGTGGTTACCATAGAAACAAGTAATGAAGCTGTCCTTGGAGATATACggtgagaaaatgaaagagtaATGAATattacgtatgtgtgtgcgtgtctgtgtttgtgatcTTACCTTTTTCTTAGACAGGGTCATAGCAGTCACCGGTGACTTGTGCTGTAGGAAGAAGAGAGATGTTAGCATGGAGGAGAGCAACCCAACCAGCCAACAAGCCAGCCAGCAAAACAGTCATCAAAACATAAATATCCAACATCCATTCATTGTGCCTCCACTTTttgagtcagccagccagccagtcaaccaacaAGCTGACGAGCCaaacagcctgccagccagccatgcaaccagtcagcctgccagccagccagtcagcagcGAGTACCTGAAAGACCTGCAGCTGTTCCAGGGTGACCTCCTGGGTGGGGCCCTGCTCTATGGGCAGATGGATGGACTTCAGCACCAGGCCACTGTCTGGAACACgcagcacacacctgcaggtTAGCAtggagcaggcaggcaggcaggatacccccccccccccccccccccccccccacacacacacacacccacctgtgCCGATGAATAGGACATCGTACTGTCCATCCACAGCCTCCACTCGGTCCACCAGCAGCCTACTGAACTTATAGTGCACCCCCACCcgcaccagcagggggcgccccCCCAGGGGCAGCACGGCCTCCTGCAGCAGGGGGTGGGTGCGGCTGAagaagatgacatcatcagggTACTCCCGAGTGGAGTGGTAGCTACCGTAGGTGCTGCTAGGACACTGAGgtcgggagggagggggacgagagagagggagcgagagagagggatggagaggtggagggttattggagaaagagagagaataaaaatgGGCTCCAATGTCATAAGGAGAGAAGCACGAGGAGGACgcgttggaggaggaggtcaaagaggagaagaagagtggaaagcgagggaggaggagaggaaggagagcaggtagaggaggagaggagagagaggcggggatgGACTCACAGTGCCAGGTCGTGGGTATGGCACTTTGCCGGTGAACTCTGCCCACTTGTACTGTGGCCCCTCCTTGTGGTAGAAGCTTCCTTTGAAGGCGCGCACCACATCTTGCatgcggtacacacacaccgcagagCCATTCAGAACAtcgctgaggagagaggtccagTTCAGACTGGATGGCTTGGTAGGACAACCACTTCAAGCAACGCGTCACTTTAAGGTCTCAGAAAGGAAAATCATTTGTTTCActcaatgtctgtctgtctgaaagtTGTTACTGTTTGGACAGCGCCTGTACTGTAACGCCAGAAGGATGGGCGGTTATATCAAGAGGGTACAGTTTGTCACTGTTTCCACCATTGTACTGACTTGGTTCAAACCAGATCATcactctgtctttgtctttgtctctctctctctctctctctctctctctctctctctctctctctctctctctctctctctctctctctctctctctctctctctctctctctctctctctctctctctctctctctctctctctctctctctctctctgggccctattttaacgatctgaaagcAAGTaacaaaacgcaaagcgcaagtaactttgagggtgggactccggcgctgttgctattataccggcggaataaatgactttgcgcctggcgcaaatctaaaatgggttggtccgaAGTAGCTGCATCACTAATGGGtttggtttgggcgtaacgtgcaataaaccaatcagagcgtcatctcacattccctttaagagcaggcgcgcttgttccatggcggattgctattacaacggcggatttgccaggcgcatgccaggagcggttcacagccgaggagaccgatgttctcgtcagggccgtaaaagatagagaagtgacattgtatagGAAAGACAGAGCAGTTTTGtcattgcactaagttgcccactcatgctgctcattcaaattcttattcttatttttaaatatatttcattttttaaattgttatattttttaattgtttagttcttagaatgagtttaaccattgtacttttttaaacttaatttaagacccgtatatgtttattgtttgaaccttcctgccacagtaaattccgtgtttgtgtaacaggctacatggcgaataaaccgaattctgaatctgattgggatgggagaagaaacccacccaaattagcttcggttaaacaggcgtgggaggaaattgccacaattgttacaaatcaagttcacatacatagagatttcttatgaaaatctttttaatcaacaacatgaaataaatgtaacacagccatacaataaatcaaaactatgtaacgtagcttcgcaggaagaagaccctggcctcgccagcagtgcgcacgggccaagcttgcgcccttaaaatagcatctgattaatgcgccattgactttagactacgtttttcctagtctgtggcggaattgtttttcggaaactgcaaaatagcaccagtgaacgtttgcgccggaacacgcctacttttttcgctgaaccgcccccgggagcgcaaggtcattccctaatttaaaTTTACCGACgcgcgtctgtggagggaaaagtccgctttgcgtcgaatgcaaactaggaatgatacttgcgtcgttgacaaagtcaattgcgctgggtgcaagatagtgccctctgtctgcctctctctgtctttgtctgtctttctctgtctttctctatctttctctgtctttctctgtctttctctgtctttctctgtctctttctatgtctctctccttctctccctgtttcaATGTGGCACAGGTTTGAACACGGTTATAATGAATGTTTTGATTGATCTGGGTGTCACGTTAGGGAAAATATGAACTCAGCCTCTCCGAttccacaca
This genomic window contains:
- the sema3h gene encoding sema domain, immunoglobulin domain (Ig), short basic domain, secreted, (semaphorin) 3H isoform X2 — encoded protein: MSRLGTVLLLLLAHMDSTLTGAWRAYQPRLQFTHSELVQNGRLLTLPLVAGDLHSLLPDEDGRRLYVAMKDNLLSTSLDDITQNPRKLYWPASSERVEECLMAGKDRELECANFLRVLQPYNQTHLYVCGTGAFNPRCAFIPTSLFLTSDRQTLSSGQTESGKGKCPYDPHQRAASAIVDGELYAGISSDFMSRDSAFFRSLGSRHVIRTEQYDSTWLQDAQFVAVAPMSETDNPEDDKVYVFFTERAQEAEGAAGKVLYSRVARVCKNDIGGQRSLVNKWSTFQKARMVCSIPGPDGIHTHFHQLQDIFILQGKDQKNPLIYGLFTTSSDVLNGSAVCVYRMQDVVRAFKGSFYHKEGPQYKWAEFTGKVPYPRPGTCPSSTYGSYHSTREYPDDVIFFSRTHPLLQEAVLPLGGRPLLVRVGVHYKFSRLLVDRVEAVDGQYDVLFIGTDSGLVLKSIHLPIEQGPTQEVTLEQLQVFQHKSPVTAMTLSKKKWLFVGSAEGVAQLALFQCELYGQACAECCLARDPYCTWDGHACSPFMPVARRRNARQVGEDQNPLTQCVRQGAGLQVKAEQRRMVVAEGNSTYLECLPKSKHAVVTWFKEPGENSPELQQVVSGDLLVVVDRGILIRRAEPSHSGVYHCQLEEHGFHWTAVTVRLSVWSTAPRTATSWSLTNPSTGSPPGSAQPWYQDVMALIHPSSMEQHCLSLGYRRPRHRHPNREHSPDADPQKGEGPRGERHKHGGRGGGGRGRKSRSKPQQRSPRSA
- the sema3h gene encoding sema domain, immunoglobulin domain (Ig), short basic domain, secreted, (semaphorin) 3H isoform X1, with the translated sequence MSRLGTVLLLLLAHMDSTLTGAWRAYQPRLQFTHSELVQNGRLLTLPLVAGDLHSLLPDEDGRRLYVAMKDNLLSTSLDDITQNPRKLYWPASSERVEECLMAGKDRELECANFLRVLQPYNQTHLYVCGTGAFNPRCAFIPTSLFLTSDRQTLSSGQTESGKGKCPYDPHQRAASAIVDGELYAGISSDFMSRDSAFFRSLGSRHVIRTEQYDSTWLQDAQFVAVAPMSETDNPEDDKVYVFFTERAQEAEGAAGKVLYSRVARVCKNDIGGQRSLVNKWSTFQKARMVCSIPGPDGIHTHFHQLQDIFILQGKDQKNPLIYGLFTTSSDVLNGSAVCVYRMQDVVRAFKGSFYHKEGPQYKWAEFTGKVPYPRPGTCPSSTYGSYHSTREYPDDVIFFSRTHPLLQEAVLPLGGRPLLVRVGVHYKFSRLLVDRVEAVDGQYDVLFIGTDSGLVLKSIHLPIEQGPTQEVTLEQLQVFQHKSPVTAMTLSKKKQWLFVGSAEGVAQLALFQCELYGQACAECCLARDPYCTWDGHACSPFMPVARRRNARQVGEDQNPLTQCVRQGAGLQVKAEQRRMVVAEGNSTYLECLPKSKHAVVTWFKEPGENSPELQQVVSGDLLVVVDRGILIRRAEPSHSGVYHCQLEEHGFHWTAVTVRLSVWSTAPRTATSWSLTNPSTGSPPGSAQPWYQDVMALIHPSSMEQHCLSLGYRRPRHRHPNREHSPDADPQKGEGPRGERHKHGGRGGGGRGRKSRSKPQQRSPRSA